Proteins from a single region of Helicoverpa armigera isolate CAAS_96S chromosome 21, ASM3070526v1, whole genome shotgun sequence:
- the LOC110373612 gene encoding protein polybromo-1 isoform X9: MSKRRRASSGASRGADLDDSDDGIELSNPGPPPSTRKRKKLDPGEICQQLYDTIRSYKKEDGTLLCDSFIRAPKRRQEPQYYEVVSQPIDLLRVQQKLKTDTYEDIEELSADIELLVNNAKAFYKPDTVEYRDAIDLWKLYLQTKQALENGEDIKMPKLSRNGSSSRRSDVAEDLSETSTNNEEDNVFEELFNAVMTANTDGRPLFPAFQFLPSKRRYPEYYNVIDSPIDLKTIAQKIQGGEYTNVSELERDLLLMVRNACHFNEPGSQIYKDAKALKKFILQVIQMRKQEIDQHGRSGPAKTSERIRSKRTSRVGPVPNSKALAIMEPPGSDTEPDVKHSEDSGDSDEEKNENEDSPQWKLLETIKNHLGPNGPMSEPFWKLPSRRAYPDYYKEIKNPVSLNQIKNKIRRGSYGTLSEVAGDMNIMFENAKQYNVPSSRLYKDAVKLQRIMQQRVQELLDIVQSSSSDDESLSSVKNQAQVQTARPRGRPRLNPPVSTTPTPSSTPIKSNLPLKKKLHYISKQLVEFTCSDGRQPMLLFMEKPSKKLYPEYYNVIDKPIDMITIEANIKNDRYNSIDEMVSDFRLMFSNCRQFNEEGSMIYEDANLLERVMNEKLKEVNNSSSFERKTPLKTFKAAPKARQLSPFEQKLRTLYDAIRDYRDPKANRQLALIFMKLPSKTEYPDYYELIKNPIDMEKIAHKLKNNVYSSVNELASDFILMFDNACKYNEPDSQIYKDALILHRVCLQTKQMLRASGRVNVREDDDAVPDVPAAVQELLLNLFTSVYNHQDEEGRCYSDSMAELPEHDEAANGEKVRAISLDLVKRRLDKGLYKRLDHFQQDMFAVFERARRLSRTDSQIFEDSVELQSYYIDQRDQLCRGTLQSPALTFTRDTMATSVELVKQCKLLQENEEEDETRSSTDDSLPSGGAPLQTAYNKGDFVYVQPDKGHKEPHIVQVERVWTNNEGVPCMYCTAYYRPQETYHVRTRKFLQQEVFKTESRRVVPLDQVVGHCYVMNVKEYFKFRPEGFADKDVYVCESRYNTKMRWFKKIKVWDGVEKEATLIPREVPLEPNRTVSVFRERVEKHKDELAELEVLENVHEKERPDVIMYNPLGTDDENTYYEQYNTVCSGVIKTGDYVYVVTDGGKQMIAQVDTIWETGDNKCYFRGPFLIFPSEVANIINKSMFDFQPFYKQEVLLTTMHDTSPLVGIVGKCAVLDYDDYLKCRPTEIAENDIYVCESVYDESNRVARKLKAGLRKFEHTKDVTIDEIYFFPKPLGPPALATAQEVQSTSSAFTQKQFNPHSNSMDSMDSKPQFTNLINTTIGSQDVEMILENSLDDSSLASPATPLSIGGNSNPYNPTMTATPTQERTSATPASSKKKKDANKQKIVTGYILYSSEVRRAIVANNPESSFDGSRKLCRGNTKTPMENTYECAWDTCDYQFEDLADCMEHCIGDGGNMIGTYIETKKPKLEPGHVQQHYRGTLNEYPCVWRNCARVRKGQAPFPNLPRLLRHVRDLHVNKGNGRLMAVHERSRNFVPSTKKPPKPLTTNVRSGVMSPGASLSGMSPLARNTPSPGSGEASLSAAPPALSSRPPLDPLFVAAPPRAQRLTHSEAYIRYIEGLHSEQKYITPWEKSLTPMPINPDPAQFNMHKVPAHWMTEEAINGYLAQDKSLSETDIQKMDQNSKILKGLCSLRDFMMKDALYLSKVVYGHNV; encoded by the exons ATGAGCAAAAGACGCCGTGCTTCGTCCGGGGCTTCGCGTGGTGCCGATTTGGATGATAGTGACGATGGCATCGAGTTGAGCAACCCTGGGCCTCCTCCATCTACACGGAAAAGGAAGAAGTTGGACCCT GGTGAGATCTGCCAGCAGCTATATGACACAATCAGGTCATACAAGAAGGAGGATGGCACATTGCTCTGCGACTCCTTCATCAGGGCTCCGAAGAGACGCCAGGAGCCACAGTACTACGAAGTTGTTTCACAACCCATTGATTTGTTGAGA gtgcaacaaaaactaaaaactgaCACATATGAGGACATTGAAGAGTTGTCAGCAGATATAGAGCTGCTGGTGAACAATGCTAAGGCGTTCTACAAGCCAGATACTGTAGAATACAGAGATGCTATTGACTTGTGGAAACTCTACTTGCAGACTAAACAGGCGCTTGAAAATG GTGAAGATATCAAGATGCCGAAACTGTCCCGCAATGGCTCATCGAGTAGACGTTCTGATGTTGCAGAGGACTTGTCAGAAACATCTACTAATAATGAAGAGGATAATGTATTTGAAGAATTGTTCAATgct GTAATGACAGCCAACACTGATGGCCGACCTCTTTTCCCGGCCTTCCAATTCTTACCATCAAAGCGCCGTTACCCAGAGTACTACAATGTTATAGATTCTCCTATAGACTTGAAGACCATAGCCCAGAAGATACAGGGTGGGGAGTACACCAATGTTTCAGAATTGGAACGGGATCTTTTGTTAATGGTTCGGAACGCCTGCCATTTTAATGAGCCGGGCAGCCAGATTTATAAGGATGCTAAGGCCTTGAAGAAG TTTATACTGCAGGTCATACAAATGCGCAAGCAAGAGATCGACCAACACGGCCGAAGCGGACCGGCAAAGACTTCCGAACGTATCCGAAGTAAACGGACCTCGAGGGTTGGACCTGTGCCCAATAGTAAGGCCCTGGCTATCATGGAACCACCGGGGTCGGATACTGAACCGGATGTTAAg CATTCTGAAGACAGTGGTGACAGTGACGAAGAGAAGAATGAGAACGAGGATTCACCGCAATGGAAACTTCTAGAAACCATCAAGAATCATTTAGGACCAAACG GTCCTATGTCAGAACCTTTTTGGAAGCTGCCTTCTCGCAGGGCTTACCCTGATTACTACAAGGAGATCAAAAACCCGGTGTCTTTGAatcagattaaaaataaaataagaaggGGCAGCTATGGTACATTGTCAGAAGTAGCGGGAGACATGAACATTATGTTCGAAAACGCTAAACAATACAATGTACCATCTTCTAGATTGTACAAGGATGCTGTGAAATTACAGAG gaTAATGCAACAACGTGTCCAAGAGTTACTGGACATTGTACAGAGTTCGTCGAGTGATGACGAGAGTCTCTCTTCCGTGAAGAACCAAGCTCAAGTTCAAACAGCTAGGCCTAGGG GCAGGCCCCGTCTAAATCCCCCTGTATCTACGACTCCAACCCCATCCAGCACCCCTATAAAATCCAACTTACCACTCAAGAAGAAGCTGCACTACATATCTAAACAACTGGTGGAGTTCACCTGTTCTGACGGCAGACAGCCCATGTTGTTGTTCATGGAGAAACCCAGCAAGAAATTGTATCCGGAGTACTATAATGTGATAGATAAGCCTATCGATATGATCACTATTGAGGCTAATATTAAG AATGATCGCTACAACTCCATAGACGAGATGGTATCCGACTTCCGTCTAATGTTCTCAAATTGCCGCCAATTCAACGAAGAAGGTTCTATGATCTACGAAGACGCCAACCTTCTTGAACGCGTCATGAACGAGAAACTCAAGGAGGTTAATAACAGCAGCAGTTTTGAGAGGAAAACTCCTTTGAAGACTTTCAAAGCGGCCCCTAAGGCCAGGCAGTTATCGCCTTTTGAACAGAAGCTAAGGACCTTGTATGATGCGATTAGAGATTATAGGGATCCTAAAG ccaaccgcCAACTAGCCCTAATCTTCATGAAGCTACCCAGCAAAACCGAGTACCCAGACTATTACGAGCTCATCAAAAACCCTATAGACATGGAGAAAATCGCCCATAAACTCAAGAACAATGTCTACAGCTCGGTCAATGAACTCGCTTCGGACTTTATATTAATGTTCGATAATGCTTGCAAGTATAATGAACCGGATTCACAGATATATAAGGATGCATTGATTCTGCATAGAGTCTGTTTGCAGACTAAACAGATGTTGAG AGCTTCAGGCCGTGTCAACGTCAG ggAAGATGATGATGCAGTGCCAGATGTACCAGCGGCAGTTCAAGAGCTGCTCCTCAATCTGTTCACCAGCGTCTACAACCATCAGGATGAGGAGGGCAG ATGCTACTCAGACAGCATGGCGGAGTTACCGGAGCACGACGAGGCGGCTAACGGCGAGAAAGTGCGAGCCATCTCACTGGACTTGGTCAAGCGACGCCTGGATAAGGGCTTGTATAAGCGGCTGGACCACTTCCAGCAGGATATGTTCGCTGTTTTTGAAAG AGCCCGTCGCCTCTCCCGTACCGACAGCCAGATCTTCGAAGACTCCGTGGAACTCCAGTCCTACTACATCGACCAAAGAGACCAGCTCTGCCGCGGCACCCTGCAGTCTCCCGCGCTGACCTTCACGCGGGACACCATGGCCACCAGTGTGGAGCTGGTCAAGCAGTGCAAGCTGCTGCAGGAGAACGAGGAAGAGGATGAGACCAG ATCGAGCACAGACGACTCCCTCCCATCGGGCGGGGCTCCGCTTCAGACGGCGTACAACAAAGGCGACTTTGTGTACGTGCAGCCCGACAAGGGACATAAGGAGCCGCACATTGTACAAGTCGAGAGAGTCTGGACCAATAATGAAGGAGTTCCTTGCATGTATTGTACGGCTTATTATAG GCCACAAGAAACCTACCACGTGCGTACCCGCAAGTTCCTACAACAAGAGGTGTTTAAGACTGAGTCCCGTCGCGTGGTACCGCTCGACCAAGTTGTCGGACATTGCTACGTCATGAACGTTAAGGAGTACTTCAAGTTTAGGCCTGAAG GTTTCGCCGACAAGGACGTTTATGTGTGCGAGAGCCGCTACAACACTAAGATGCGCTGGTTCAAGAAGATCAAGGTGTGGGACGGCGTGGAGAAGGAAGCCACTCTTATACCGAGAGAG GTACCATTGGAGCCTAACAGAACCGTGTCAGTGTTCCGTGAACGTGTCGAGAAGCATAAGGACGAGTTAGCAGAACTCGAAGTGTTGGAAAATGTTCACGAGAAGGAAAGACCG GACGTGATAATGTACAATCCTCTGGGCACAGACGACGAGAACACGTACTACGAACAATACAACACAGTGTGCTCAGGCGTCATAAAGACTGGCGACTACGTGTACGTGGTGACCGACGGCGGCAAGCAGATGATCGCTCAAGTCGACACCATCTGGGAGACTGGCGA caaCAAATGCTACTTCCGCGGTCCGTTCCTGATCTTCCCCTCGGAGGTGGCGAACATAATAAACAAG AGTATGTTTGACTTCCAGCCATTCTACAAGCAAGAGGTGCTTCTAACGACGATGCATGATACCAGTCCGTTAGTGGGGATTGTCGGCAAGTGTGCCGTCTTGGATTATGATGATTATCTTAAAT GTCGTCCTACAGAAATAGCAGAGAACGACATCTATGTATGCGAATCAGTGTACGACGAGTCTAACCGCGTCGCTCGGAAACTGAAGGCGGGACTGCGCAAGTTTGAACATACCAAGGACGTTACTATTGATGAG ATCTACTTCTTCCCGAAGCCTCTAGGCCCCCCAGCGCTGGCGACGGCTCAGGAGGTGCAGTCCACGTCCAGCGCCTTCACGCAGAAGCAGTTCAACCCTCACAGCAACTCCATGGACTCCATG GACAGCAAGCCCCAGTTCACGAACCTGATAAACACCACTATAGGCAGTCAGGACGTCGAGATGATTCTAGAGAATTCTCTCGACGACTCGTCGCTTGCATCACCTGCAACACCGCTGTCTAttg GAGGCAACAGCAACCCGTACAACCCCACAATGACCGCCACCCCCACACAAGAGCGAACCAGCGCCACCCCCGCTAGCAGCAAGAAGAAGAAGGACGCCAACAAACAGAAGATTGTCACCGGATACATACTATACTCCAGTGAGGTTAGAAGAGCTATCGTGGCCAATAACCCCGAGTCTTCTTTCG ACGGCTCGCGCAAGTTGTGCCGCGGTAACACGAAG ACGCCAATGGAGAACACGTATGAATGTGCGTGGGATACCTGCGACTACCAGTTCGAAGACCTGGCGGATTGCATGGAGCACTGCATTGGTGATGGAGGCAACA TGATCGGTACATATATCGAGACCAAGAAACCCAAGCTAGAAC CGGGTCACGTACAACAGCACTACCGGGGCACTCTCAACGAGTACCCCTGCGTGTGGAGGAACTGCGCGAGAGTGAGGAAAGGACAGGCACCGTTCCCGAACCTGCCGCGCTTGTTGAGACATGTCAGGGACTTGCATGTCAATAAGGGCAATGGGAGGCTCATGGCTGTTCATGAGAGGTCTAG AAACTTCGTACCGTCAACAAAGAAGCCGCCTAAACCGTTGACTACTAACGTACGCAGTGGAGTTATGTCGCCAGGAG CGTCTCTCTCCGGCATGTCCCCCCTGGCCCGCAACACGCCGTCTCCGGGCTCCGGCGAGGCGTCGCTGtcggccgcgccgcccgcgctgaGCTCGCGGCCGCCGCTCGACCCGCTGTTCGTGGCAGCACCGCCTCGGGCACAGAGGCTGACGCACTCCGAGGCTTACATcag ATACATCGAGGGTCTCCACTCTGAACAGAAATACATAACTCCTTGGGAGAAATCTCTTACACCTATGCCAATCAACCCAGACCCAGCTCAGTTCAACATGCACAAAGTTCCAGCCCACTGGATGACTGAAGAAGCTATCAACGGCTATCTGGCCCAAGACAAGAGCCTCTCAGAAACTGACATACAGAAAATGGACCAGAACTCCAAAATTCTTAAAGGACTTTGCTCTTTAAGAGATTTCATGATGAAAGATGCTCTGTATCTTTCTAAGGTGGTGTATGGGCATAATGTTTGA
- the LOC110373612 gene encoding protein polybromo-1 isoform X8, with translation MSKRRRASSGASRGADLDDSDDGIELSNPGPPPSTRKRKKLDPGEICQQLYDTIRSYKKEDGTLLCDSFIRAPKRRQEPQYYEVVSQPIDLLRVQQKLKTDTYEDIEELSADIELLVNNAKAFYKPDTVEYRDAIDLWKLYLQTKQALENGEDIKMPKLSRNGSSSRRSDVAEDLSETSTNNEEDNVFEELFNAVMTANTDGRPLFPAFQFLPSKRRYPEYYNVIDSPIDLKTIAQKIQGGEYTNVSELERDLLLMVRNACHFNEPGSQIYKDAKALKKFILQVIQMRKQEIDQHGRSGPAKTSERIRSKRTSRVGPVPNSKALAIMEPPGSDTEPDVKHSEDSGDSDEEKNENEDSPQWKLLETIKNHLGPNGPMSEPFWKLPSRRAYPDYYKEIKNPVSLNQIKNKIRRGSYGTLSEVAGDMNIMFENAKQYNVPSSRLYKDAVKLQRIMQQRVQELLDIVQSSSSDDESLSSVKNQAQVQTARPRGRPRLNPPVSTTPTPSSTPIKSNLPLKKKLHYISKQLVEFTCSDGRQPMLLFMEKPSKKLYPEYYNVIDKPIDMITIEANIKNDRYNSIDEMVSDFRLMFSNCRQFNEEGSMIYEDANLLERVMNEKLKEVNNSSSFERKTPLKTFKAAPKARQLSPFEQKLRTLYDAIRDYRDPKANRQLALIFMKLPSKTEYPDYYELIKNPIDMEKIAHKLKNNVYSSVNELASDFILMFDNACKYNEPDSQIYKDALILHRVCLQTKQMLRASGRVNVREDDDAVPDVPAAVQELLLNLFTSVYNHQDEEGRCYSDSMAELPEHDEAANGEKVRAISLDLVKRRLDKGLYKRLDHFQQDMFAVFERARRLSRTDSQIFEDSVELQSYYIDQRDQLCRGTLQSPALTFTRDTMATSVELVKQCKLLQENEEEDETRSSTDDSLPSGGAPLQTAYNKGDFVYVQPDKGHKEPHIVQVERVWTNNEGVPCMYCTAYYRPQETYHVRTRKFLQQEVFKTESRRVVPLDQVVGHCYVMNVKEYFKFRPEGFADKDVYVCESRYNTKMRWFKKIKVWDGVEKEATLIPREVPLEPNRTVSVFRERVEKHKDELAELEVLENVHEKERPDVIMYNPLGTDDENTYYEQYNTVCSGVIKTGDYVYVVTDGGKQMIAQVDTIWETGDNKCYFRGPFLIFPSEVANIINKSMFDFQPFYKQEVLLTTMHDTSPLVGIVGKCAVLDYDDYLKCRPTEIAENDIYVCESVYDESNRVARKLKAGLRKFEHTKDVTIDEIYFFPKPLGPPALATAQEVQSTSSAFTQKQFNPHSNSMDSMDSKPQFTNLINTTIGSQDVEMILENSLDDSSLASPATPLSIGGNSNPYNPTMTATPTQERTSATPASSKKKKDANKQKIVTGYILYSSEVRRAIVANNPESSFASKDKAMKSDGSRKLCRGNTKTPMENTYECAWDTCDYQFEDLADCMEHCIGDGGNMIGTYIETKKPKLEPGHVQQHYRGTLNEYPCVWRNCARVRKGQAPFPNLPRLLRHVRDLHVNKGNGRLMAVHERSRNFVPSTKKPPKPLTTNVRSGVMSPGASLSGMSPLARNTPSPGSGEASLSAAPPALSSRPPLDPLFVAAPPRAQRLTHSEAYIRYIEGLHSEQKYITPWEKSLTPMPINPDPAQFNMHKVPAHWMTEEAINGYLAQDKSLSETDIQKMDQNSKILKGLCSLRDFMMKDALYLSKVVYGHNV, from the exons ATGAGCAAAAGACGCCGTGCTTCGTCCGGGGCTTCGCGTGGTGCCGATTTGGATGATAGTGACGATGGCATCGAGTTGAGCAACCCTGGGCCTCCTCCATCTACACGGAAAAGGAAGAAGTTGGACCCT GGTGAGATCTGCCAGCAGCTATATGACACAATCAGGTCATACAAGAAGGAGGATGGCACATTGCTCTGCGACTCCTTCATCAGGGCTCCGAAGAGACGCCAGGAGCCACAGTACTACGAAGTTGTTTCACAACCCATTGATTTGTTGAGA gtgcaacaaaaactaaaaactgaCACATATGAGGACATTGAAGAGTTGTCAGCAGATATAGAGCTGCTGGTGAACAATGCTAAGGCGTTCTACAAGCCAGATACTGTAGAATACAGAGATGCTATTGACTTGTGGAAACTCTACTTGCAGACTAAACAGGCGCTTGAAAATG GTGAAGATATCAAGATGCCGAAACTGTCCCGCAATGGCTCATCGAGTAGACGTTCTGATGTTGCAGAGGACTTGTCAGAAACATCTACTAATAATGAAGAGGATAATGTATTTGAAGAATTGTTCAATgct GTAATGACAGCCAACACTGATGGCCGACCTCTTTTCCCGGCCTTCCAATTCTTACCATCAAAGCGCCGTTACCCAGAGTACTACAATGTTATAGATTCTCCTATAGACTTGAAGACCATAGCCCAGAAGATACAGGGTGGGGAGTACACCAATGTTTCAGAATTGGAACGGGATCTTTTGTTAATGGTTCGGAACGCCTGCCATTTTAATGAGCCGGGCAGCCAGATTTATAAGGATGCTAAGGCCTTGAAGAAG TTTATACTGCAGGTCATACAAATGCGCAAGCAAGAGATCGACCAACACGGCCGAAGCGGACCGGCAAAGACTTCCGAACGTATCCGAAGTAAACGGACCTCGAGGGTTGGACCTGTGCCCAATAGTAAGGCCCTGGCTATCATGGAACCACCGGGGTCGGATACTGAACCGGATGTTAAg CATTCTGAAGACAGTGGTGACAGTGACGAAGAGAAGAATGAGAACGAGGATTCACCGCAATGGAAACTTCTAGAAACCATCAAGAATCATTTAGGACCAAACG GTCCTATGTCAGAACCTTTTTGGAAGCTGCCTTCTCGCAGGGCTTACCCTGATTACTACAAGGAGATCAAAAACCCGGTGTCTTTGAatcagattaaaaataaaataagaaggGGCAGCTATGGTACATTGTCAGAAGTAGCGGGAGACATGAACATTATGTTCGAAAACGCTAAACAATACAATGTACCATCTTCTAGATTGTACAAGGATGCTGTGAAATTACAGAG gaTAATGCAACAACGTGTCCAAGAGTTACTGGACATTGTACAGAGTTCGTCGAGTGATGACGAGAGTCTCTCTTCCGTGAAGAACCAAGCTCAAGTTCAAACAGCTAGGCCTAGGG GCAGGCCCCGTCTAAATCCCCCTGTATCTACGACTCCAACCCCATCCAGCACCCCTATAAAATCCAACTTACCACTCAAGAAGAAGCTGCACTACATATCTAAACAACTGGTGGAGTTCACCTGTTCTGACGGCAGACAGCCCATGTTGTTGTTCATGGAGAAACCCAGCAAGAAATTGTATCCGGAGTACTATAATGTGATAGATAAGCCTATCGATATGATCACTATTGAGGCTAATATTAAG AATGATCGCTACAACTCCATAGACGAGATGGTATCCGACTTCCGTCTAATGTTCTCAAATTGCCGCCAATTCAACGAAGAAGGTTCTATGATCTACGAAGACGCCAACCTTCTTGAACGCGTCATGAACGAGAAACTCAAGGAGGTTAATAACAGCAGCAGTTTTGAGAGGAAAACTCCTTTGAAGACTTTCAAAGCGGCCCCTAAGGCCAGGCAGTTATCGCCTTTTGAACAGAAGCTAAGGACCTTGTATGATGCGATTAGAGATTATAGGGATCCTAAAG ccaaccgcCAACTAGCCCTAATCTTCATGAAGCTACCCAGCAAAACCGAGTACCCAGACTATTACGAGCTCATCAAAAACCCTATAGACATGGAGAAAATCGCCCATAAACTCAAGAACAATGTCTACAGCTCGGTCAATGAACTCGCTTCGGACTTTATATTAATGTTCGATAATGCTTGCAAGTATAATGAACCGGATTCACAGATATATAAGGATGCATTGATTCTGCATAGAGTCTGTTTGCAGACTAAACAGATGTTGAG AGCTTCAGGCCGTGTCAACGTCAG ggAAGATGATGATGCAGTGCCAGATGTACCAGCGGCAGTTCAAGAGCTGCTCCTCAATCTGTTCACCAGCGTCTACAACCATCAGGATGAGGAGGGCAG ATGCTACTCAGACAGCATGGCGGAGTTACCGGAGCACGACGAGGCGGCTAACGGCGAGAAAGTGCGAGCCATCTCACTGGACTTGGTCAAGCGACGCCTGGATAAGGGCTTGTATAAGCGGCTGGACCACTTCCAGCAGGATATGTTCGCTGTTTTTGAAAG AGCCCGTCGCCTCTCCCGTACCGACAGCCAGATCTTCGAAGACTCCGTGGAACTCCAGTCCTACTACATCGACCAAAGAGACCAGCTCTGCCGCGGCACCCTGCAGTCTCCCGCGCTGACCTTCACGCGGGACACCATGGCCACCAGTGTGGAGCTGGTCAAGCAGTGCAAGCTGCTGCAGGAGAACGAGGAAGAGGATGAGACCAG ATCGAGCACAGACGACTCCCTCCCATCGGGCGGGGCTCCGCTTCAGACGGCGTACAACAAAGGCGACTTTGTGTACGTGCAGCCCGACAAGGGACATAAGGAGCCGCACATTGTACAAGTCGAGAGAGTCTGGACCAATAATGAAGGAGTTCCTTGCATGTATTGTACGGCTTATTATAG GCCACAAGAAACCTACCACGTGCGTACCCGCAAGTTCCTACAACAAGAGGTGTTTAAGACTGAGTCCCGTCGCGTGGTACCGCTCGACCAAGTTGTCGGACATTGCTACGTCATGAACGTTAAGGAGTACTTCAAGTTTAGGCCTGAAG GTTTCGCCGACAAGGACGTTTATGTGTGCGAGAGCCGCTACAACACTAAGATGCGCTGGTTCAAGAAGATCAAGGTGTGGGACGGCGTGGAGAAGGAAGCCACTCTTATACCGAGAGAG GTACCATTGGAGCCTAACAGAACCGTGTCAGTGTTCCGTGAACGTGTCGAGAAGCATAAGGACGAGTTAGCAGAACTCGAAGTGTTGGAAAATGTTCACGAGAAGGAAAGACCG GACGTGATAATGTACAATCCTCTGGGCACAGACGACGAGAACACGTACTACGAACAATACAACACAGTGTGCTCAGGCGTCATAAAGACTGGCGACTACGTGTACGTGGTGACCGACGGCGGCAAGCAGATGATCGCTCAAGTCGACACCATCTGGGAGACTGGCGA caaCAAATGCTACTTCCGCGGTCCGTTCCTGATCTTCCCCTCGGAGGTGGCGAACATAATAAACAAG AGTATGTTTGACTTCCAGCCATTCTACAAGCAAGAGGTGCTTCTAACGACGATGCATGATACCAGTCCGTTAGTGGGGATTGTCGGCAAGTGTGCCGTCTTGGATTATGATGATTATCTTAAAT GTCGTCCTACAGAAATAGCAGAGAACGACATCTATGTATGCGAATCAGTGTACGACGAGTCTAACCGCGTCGCTCGGAAACTGAAGGCGGGACTGCGCAAGTTTGAACATACCAAGGACGTTACTATTGATGAG ATCTACTTCTTCCCGAAGCCTCTAGGCCCCCCAGCGCTGGCGACGGCTCAGGAGGTGCAGTCCACGTCCAGCGCCTTCACGCAGAAGCAGTTCAACCCTCACAGCAACTCCATGGACTCCATG GACAGCAAGCCCCAGTTCACGAACCTGATAAACACCACTATAGGCAGTCAGGACGTCGAGATGATTCTAGAGAATTCTCTCGACGACTCGTCGCTTGCATCACCTGCAACACCGCTGTCTAttg GAGGCAACAGCAACCCGTACAACCCCACAATGACCGCCACCCCCACACAAGAGCGAACCAGCGCCACCCCCGCTAGCAGCAAGAAGAAGAAGGACGCCAACAAACAGAAGATTGTCACCGGATACATACTATACTCCAGTGAGGTTAGAAGAGCTATCGTGGCCAATAACCCCGAGTCTTCTTTCG CTAGCAAGGATAAAGCTATGAAATCGG ACGGCTCGCGCAAGTTGTGCCGCGGTAACACGAAG ACGCCAATGGAGAACACGTATGAATGTGCGTGGGATACCTGCGACTACCAGTTCGAAGACCTGGCGGATTGCATGGAGCACTGCATTGGTGATGGAGGCAACA TGATCGGTACATATATCGAGACCAAGAAACCCAAGCTAGAAC CGGGTCACGTACAACAGCACTACCGGGGCACTCTCAACGAGTACCCCTGCGTGTGGAGGAACTGCGCGAGAGTGAGGAAAGGACAGGCACCGTTCCCGAACCTGCCGCGCTTGTTGAGACATGTCAGGGACTTGCATGTCAATAAGGGCAATGGGAGGCTCATGGCTGTTCATGAGAGGTCTAG AAACTTCGTACCGTCAACAAAGAAGCCGCCTAAACCGTTGACTACTAACGTACGCAGTGGAGTTATGTCGCCAGGAG CGTCTCTCTCCGGCATGTCCCCCCTGGCCCGCAACACGCCGTCTCCGGGCTCCGGCGAGGCGTCGCTGtcggccgcgccgcccgcgctgaGCTCGCGGCCGCCGCTCGACCCGCTGTTCGTGGCAGCACCGCCTCGGGCACAGAGGCTGACGCACTCCGAGGCTTACATcag ATACATCGAGGGTCTCCACTCTGAACAGAAATACATAACTCCTTGGGAGAAATCTCTTACACCTATGCCAATCAACCCAGACCCAGCTCAGTTCAACATGCACAAAGTTCCAGCCCACTGGATGACTGAAGAAGCTATCAACGGCTATCTGGCCCAAGACAAGAGCCTCTCAGAAACTGACATACAGAAAATGGACCAGAACTCCAAAATTCTTAAAGGACTTTGCTCTTTAAGAGATTTCATGATGAAAGATGCTCTGTATCTTTCTAAGGTGGTGTATGGGCATAATGTTTGA